AAAAGGAGAAACAGTCAGAAACAAGAAGTAAGGCAGAAAAGCAGAATCGAAAAAGCTTACTCTTGTAAGCTGAATATCTTTCAGTAAAGGCCAAGAAATCCAAGCGCTTGATGACCCAAAGCAAGAGATAACGAGGCGAGAGTTATCCCAAAAAGACAACATTCTTCAGGGGAAGAAAGCGGAAAGTGTGGAGAGgagacaaagaagaagaaaggctCGGAGAAGCCCTACTTAGACAAATATAGCCCCTCTATCCGGAATAGATTAGGCTTGTAGGTTCAAAGTGTTAGGTGTTTTGATTTTGattgtttgtttatttctttcctAGTCGATAAGGCCATGTAGAGAATGAACTTTGTTTGTGGTGGTGCAATGTAGTATTTTATActcattaattaataaaaaaaataccaaaatttaaccaaaaaaaaatatgaccgGCGGAGCCATATGTGTGTTTGTTGACACCCCTTTAATTTCTTCATATGTTTAATTATTCACATTTTGACATCCTTAGAAAAAAGTCTAATTCAAGCCCAATTTTTGAGTTCTAACAGCATCTGTACATGAAAAATCTTGGCCGTTAGAAATGGCTGAGGTACAGTTAATCTTGTTTCATGTGCCAATTCTATGCAATCTTTTGTAGCTTCAGCTTAACTTTTTTCTCTGCTGCTTGTAGAAATGATACTTGATTGTGGCAGTAGGTTCACaagttttttttatgaatatctACAACTTAAGCCAAGGTTAAAGGGGAAattgcaagatagtcaaatactACAAAATGCATTTTGAACGCTTAgtcaaaaaggaaacaaaacgcgttttgaacgtgTAGTAAAAAAGAAAGGTGCAATATGtggattttacgcgtttctagtttcctatgaatagagggcctcttgcctTTATTTAGATTAtcctaaaaaaaatacaatccaaaagagtaagaacacaaaaagagttatacaccaaaataaatattgtagtcttgagtgtcctctatagtgagttgttccttttacaagagagaagtgttaattattgttttctccttctATTTGAAAGCAGTGTACTTctatattatcatagtaaagaTCATTCTACTCCGTagtttttcccctctatttgtttgaggggtttgcacgtaaaattcttgtgtacaatttatttttattatttattatcatatcaaactttagttgtagtgcttcctccccccaacagtggtatcagagcccacaGTTATTCTAtctgttttatgcgaaggtactatttatggatagtaaattttcatgaatagtaaaatttggtGAAAAGTACTATTtatgtgaatagtaaattttgatgacggtacagtttgtcacaattgttcataaaaatattcagaaataatCTAAAAGGGTGTGaaacaaataacaatgtcgagtacaataaagtttgatgttgaaggcaggcccacagactttaCTGATGatagcaagtggaacgacatagacagcaacatAGTTGCTAATCTATATTtgacactagctgatcaagtgttgtctagtgtggctgaaaaacggacggcgaaggaaatatgggatactcttacgggaTTGTATGAGGTTAAgtatttgcataataaaatcttcttaaaaagaagattgtatactcttcgaatgacaGAGTCTATGtcggttactgaacacatcaatactttgaatactctattttcgcaacttacaacaatggattataaaataaaggggaATGAACGtacggagcttctacttcaaagtctgtctgactcgtatgatcaactcatcatcaacctgacaaaCAATACGgatagtctagttttcgatgaaattgcagccgctgttttagaagaagaaaatcggcacaaaaataaggaagaaaaacaagcaaattcgcagcaagctgaagctttgatgatggtgagagaaagaccaacggaacgtggccccagtgggagtcacaattatggtagatctcaatcaagaagtaagaagaatatcaagtgttacAACTTTGAAAAGAAAGgtcacttcaagaaagattgtcggttcaagaaaaaaagtgaacaccctgagtcaTCAAATGCTTAAGAGAATATTGCAAGTACCTCGGATAATGgtaatattttatgtagtgaagcaatatcaaataatgaaggcaaaaaatatttcactgatgtctggatcatggacacaagAGCAACATGGCAAATGACTTCCCAGAAaaaatggttccatcaatataatcctatctcaagaGGGTCTGTGTTCTGAgagacgatcatgctttggatgttattggtattaggtccatcaaaataaagatgtatgatgatACGATACGCACAATCCAGGAGGCatgacatgtaaaagacttgaggaagaatctattgtctttgggacaattagatgataatagatgttcatataagactcatggtggagtcatgaaaatatcaaaaggagcatttgtagtgatgaaagcagaaaaacttgctgtaaatctatatgtgcttaaaggtgaaacacaccaagaaggagaaacatcaactgcgtcagcaagttcatttaaagaatcaacgatgatgtggcatcataaacttggccatatgtcggaatgaggtttgaagattcttgctgagcaaaaaccTTTTtctagggctcaaaaaggtttcactacccttttgtgagcattatgttaccagtaagcaaaatagactgaagtttagcagtttcATTAGATCTagtccactctgatgtctggcaagcaccggtggagttcCTAGGAGGAGAGAAATATTTCGTGTcctttatcgacaattactccaggagaagttgggtgtatctaatcaaaagaaaggcagatgttttttcGATTTTCAAAGAGTTCATAGCGAGAGTGGAACttaaatctgagaaaaagatcaaatgtttgaggacagataatggaggagaatatactggtgatgaatttgacAAATTCTGTAAACGAGAGGGTATTAAAAGACATTTCATAGTGGCATATACttcacaacaaaatggagtagcagagcagATGAATAGAACCTTATTTTGTGGATCACTAGGATAAACGTAGTAATTCGCGAAAGGGGCGGACAAGAGCTATATTGGCAACTATAGgattggaaaaaccattctgggcagaagcagtcaaaaccgcctgttatgtgatcaatcggtcaccatcaaccgcaattgatctgaaaacgtcAATGGAGATGTCTGGAAAACCAgatgattattctcgcttacatatattcggaagtcctacttatgttatgtacaacacccaagaaaaatcgaagttggatccGAAAttcagggaatgcattttcttagagtatgctgatggagtcaaggggtatctcTTGTGGGATCCCAATGttcgcaaggtggtaatcagtagggatgttgtatttattAGTCGATACATgactaatcctggtagagagcattggaatactgttaagaggatcctgagatatgtCAAGgatacctcagatgttgcaatgtgttatggaggatcagactttactgttaaatgttatgttgattcagattatgcaggtaatcttgataaaagcaagtccaccacatgttatgtgtttactcttgctggaggagctgtaagctgggtttcaaaactgcaatctatcgtggctacatctacgacggaagcagaatatgtagcagctacacaagctagcaaagagatAATATGGATGAAAATGTTACTGGAGGatctcgggcacaaacaagagaaggttgctctattttgtgacagttagagcgctttgcatcttgcaaagaatacgacatttcattcaaggacaaaaacatatactagttcagtatcactttatTCATAAAAAGGTGGAAGAAGGTAGTGTggatatttaaaaaattcacaCTAACGACAAtatagcagatatgtttacgaaaccgatcaacagtaacaagtttatatggtatcgatcttctgttggcctagcagaaacgtaacattggagtaattgggtagaaaggatggtgtgaaaacttaattgattctcaattaaatcttcaagtgggagaatgcaagatagtcaaatactacaaaacgcgttttgaatgCGCAgtcaaaaagggaacaaaatgcattttgaacgtgtagtcaaaaagggaggtgcaatacgcagattttacgcgtttctagtttccaataatagagggtctcttgccctcatttagattatcccacaaaaaaaaatacaatccaaaaaagtaagaacacaaagagagttatacaccaagataaatattgtagtcttgagtgtcctctttagtgagttgttccttttacaagagagaaatgttaattgttgttttctcattgtatttgagagcagtgtaaaagggcagcccggtgcacttaagctcccgctatgcgcagggtccggggaagggcccgaccacaagggtctgtgtACTCctatattatcatagtaagatccttctaccccgtgattTTTTCCTCTACCTGTTtgagggtttccacgtaaaatttttgtgtccaatttatttttattatttattatcatatcaaactttagttgtgaaTTTGCTGGAATTATGGCAACGGGAACACTAGGTGTGAATAAGGAAGGCTGCTGATTTAGCAACTAAAAGAGTCGTGCAAACATAGGTGGACACATAATTATTGCTGAGATCAAGAAATTTGTTCCTGTAGAAATCTTATATCGTTTCATTTCTGTGAGAATTACTTTCCACTGAGATTGATGTAACGGATTGTAGATCCATAATATAAGCAGCATAAATTCCTGTTGATGACGCTTGAATCACCTATTCAATCAGAGATTTATCCTTCTTTTGGGGAATTAAATACAAGTGTTACTGGTCTAGTATTCTCCTAAAATAATGATTCTGAATAACAAAAAGAACTAAGCAATATGGATATGACGAAAAGTGATGACATTAAAAGATAGAATGTGTGTTCTGAAGTATAATCTTCAGTATAACATCGATCGCTTGTCTAACACATTAGCAACACTAAAGATGAGCAAATGCTAACATGTTGATATGATCAAGACTTTTATTCAAACAAGAAGCATTACTTAATTAATAGCCAGGCTGCTGGAAGCCATAGACAGTGAATCCTCCGTCAACTGCTATAACCTGTCCAGTGACATAAGAAGCAGCAGGAAGACAGAGATAAGCGACGAGGGATGAAACTTCTTCCACTTCTCCTGAACGCCCAAGAGGAGTTCTTGATATTAGGGCATCCAGAAATTCTTTATCCTTGAGCAGCTATGAATATAGAGCCACCAAACTATTAACAGCAGAggtatttttggatcaaactatTAAAAAATGACACTTTTGTTCAATTTTACATACATTCCGTTTTCAATTTAAAATAAGCCTAGATCCGTCTTTGCTCTGATGGAAAAAGACTTATATAATCTGAGGCAGAATCAACAAGGAGGAGAATATTACATGTTTCACTAGGGGCGTGTTTATTAACCATGGTGCAACAGCATTAACCCGAATACCATGTTTTCCCCATTCGCAAGCCAGATTTCGTGTAAGCTGAATCATTCCCGCTTAATTTATCAAAGGAAGATGGTATGAGTACTAGGTAAAAACTTACGACTGATGTTTAATCTAAATGACAAGCATGAGTAGAGTACCTTTTGTTGCTCCGTAAATAGAAGTACCGGTGACGTGGACAAGACCAGCAACAGAAGACATGGAAACAATAGTCCCAGCTCCAGATGATTTAAGAAGAGGATGAGCAAGTTGACACATATGGAATGAAGATTCTAAATTTGTAGCCATCATATGTGCATATTCTTCTGCAGTATATTCAGTAGTGGGCTTCCAAATGTTTGTCCCAACATTGTTTATCTACATCAACAAGATAAGGCAATAGTAAATTTGGCAAAAAATACTATACTGTCTGAAAATTAAATGTTGATTTCCAGTGTTGTATCTCTCAATTTCACATTGGAGCAGCTCTTTCAACTTCTGCCTAATTATTCAAGAATCAGAAGTTGTCTGCCCGCCTAGAAGAGTAACTCGAATTGGTCTTTCTATATACAATACAACATCTGTTAAAAACGTCTCAATCCAAGAAAGCTAGGCCGATAGACTGTACAAATTCACATTGACAGGGGCGGATCCAGTGCTTCAGCTCAACCCATGTATagatttatatttgaaaatttactCAAATTTACCAAATACTAGATTCGCTTGCCCAGAAGAGCAACTTTGATTGGTTTAATAGAGTATCTATTTACTATGTAACAATCAAGCAGGTTAGAACGATCAGCTATATGAATTCTCACTAACATGAACTGATCCAGTGCTTCGGCTCGACTcatgtatataattatattaaaattccACTAAAATTTCACCAAACACTAGATCTACCTGCTTAAAAAAACAACTTTAATTAGTCCTCGATTTTGACCATGAATATAGCATCTACTTGCTACGTCTCAATCCAAGCAAGTTAGGCTACTATCCCCCATCCAATTTTAGGTCAATTCCCCTATACTATCAAAAAATGAGATTCTTCCCGAATTCGAGTTTGCTAACTATATAAATCCTCACTGACAAGGCCATAAGGGCAGATCCAGTACTTTGACTTGACATGTGTAGATTTACATGTAAAATCCcacaaaaatttcaagaaacatAGTCTCAATTAATCCAAGCAAGTTATGCTGATTAGCTATATACGAATTCTCACTGACAGTAGTGGTAGGGACAAAGGGGCGGATCTAGTACTTCGACTCGACGAATGAGAAGAAGATGGAATCATGGTACTCACAAGAATGTTGAGTTTCCCATCAAATTCAGAGGAAACTTTTTCCATGAGCTTCACTCTTTGGTCTCTACAAGCTACATCACATGCTGAGCCTTTTACTTGAATGCCTCTGCCTGCCCAGTCTTGCATTGGCTCATTAAGCTCCAATTCTGTCTTGGAACATGTGTACACTTTTGCACCAAGTCCAGCTAGCTCCTCTACAACTGCATGCCtaagaaaaataatactcattaaagatttaagttatatacatgaaCAAATGACTAATAAAAATTGTAACGAATTTTTACACCATATCGTCGTTGGaaaattagatatttaaattaaaaaattttagTACCCAATTCCAGAAGTGCCACCAGTGACAAGAGCAGCCAAACCATTAAGTGACCATCTGGAACTTTTGGCAAACGATGCAACTTTAGCCATTTGAGTTCTACTTCGAAGATATAGACTAGGTGTGTATATATTACtttataatacatattagcgagaataatttataaaacttatataatacaagttttattcatggatatttaatttatcatatactttaatacacttataatacattgtgtcaatttcttaccaaacaagtataatatattttaaaacacttataatacatttatattgcatgcataattcacttttaatacatagtaggtatatcataatattgttatatattgctataaatggtaataaataaaaagtatcgctaaaatcagtaattatttattaaaaagtggtttttctagtaatttttccttaaaaaaatcattatagGAAAAGAATGTGcttagaaagaaaagaaaaaatatatttatttgaaaaagaaCATTTTTGAGTAATAATAAGGGTATTTTTGGGCCAAACTATTGAaggcaaaaatatttttggaccaaactatcaACTAAAaagatttttgttcatttcacataatttaagagcatttttgacccttttccgtaAAAAtattggagttgatgataagTATAATTGCTATATTTGATAAAAAGATGTTACCaagcattttttttttctagacaTGGCTATGATACCGTCATTTTAATAGTACAATACATTTACGCTTAAGAACCTTAAAAGGTGGAACTCGTCAAGTTAATATCTTGAATCAGCCTCTACTCGCTGACCATAACAAAAGGGTAAGTGGTGTAACAAATTTTTATGCcatcattataaaaaaaaaaaaaaaaaaaaaatcttataccCAATTCCATTAAGTGACAAGAGTGGCCTACCATTAAGTAACACCAACTGGAACTCTTTGCAACTTTCACCATTTGAGTTCTACATTTTTGCTGTGCTATTGTTTGTacattatgttttatatataaaaaaagaagtagTACTTCACTTATTGAGTAACGtactgttttattttttttccattaaaGTTGTTAAACAGTATAAAGTAgtactaataatatatatttatgattttcaatttcTTGCAAACTCCCAAGTGCaatttggatttattttttaatattggatTGATCTTTTTGAAgttaaagttttaaattttaaaaaagtgatGTTATCAGTTTTTCAAgtgaatatttttgtttttaaaagtTTTGGAGATTATGCTGGATTACTTCGTATTTATCCAAAATGTAGTTTTAAAAGTTATTCTCTCGGTCTCAATTTATAGGTAGGTGATTGATCGAGCGTGAGAATAATAAAGAAAACTTGTGATTTGATCAATAAATCGTCTTACTAAGATAAAGTGAGAAGTTCAAAgtcaaattatttcaaaataagaaAGCATGATATAAGAAAAACATGTTAGGTACATCTAATGATCTACTAGTCATTTTTTATTGACGGAAATTGAAGATGCTTTCTAACAAGATGCTACTATAATCTTGAGCAGAGGGCTAAAAGTTTTGGGTTTTGTTGAAATTTTCAACATTGCAACTTGGGAAGATTGAATTTTGTGTTTCAACAAGGTGATGGTGTTcgttataaaatataatagagAATTACACGTTTTAATGCTTAAGCATGATGCTGCAGTCTCTAGTGTATTCGTTTTTTTGTTGGTGGAGAGCAAGTTTAGCTCTATATTGTATCCTCCATTGATATCTGACTCGATTATGAATTTCCAGGGCAACTTTCAAGCCTGAGTTTTGAGTTCTAACGCCATCTCTATGCTAAGAAACCTTTTAATTGGTCTCTATGCACCGATGATGTTGTCTTAGAGGGCATGCTTGGTTCAAGGTGCAAGAGGAAATCAGTCAATCACCTGTGAATTTGCTGCAATTATGGCAATGGAAACACTAATTGTGAGTAAGGCTGATGCTTTGGCGACTAAAGAGTCATGTAAGGATATGTGGACACATAATTAGTGCTGAGATCAAAAAGTTTGTTCCTGTTGAAATATTTTATGGTTTCATTTCTGGTGAGAAACGGATTGTAGATGCATAAGCTCAATACATTCTTGTTGATGACGCGCGCTTGAATCAGCTATTCAATCAGAGATTTATCCTTCTTTTGGGGAATTATACACAAGTGTTACTGGTATAGTATTCTCGTAAAATAATGATTCTGAATCACGATGACGAATAACGAAAAGAAATGAGCAATATGGATAcaatgaaaatgataaaaatcgACATTAAAAGATAAAAGTGTGTTCTGAAGCTTAATCTTCAGTAAAATATCGCTTGTCTAACACATTAGCTACACTAAAGATGAAAAATGCTAACATGTCAAAATGATCAAGACTTCTATTCATGATGGTTTCAACTGCAACTTGGAGCTAATACCATTTCAAACAACAAATAGTATTAATTAATAGCCAGGCTGTTGGAAGCCATAGGCGGTGAATCCTCCGTCAACTGCTATAACCTGGCCAGTGACGTAGGAAGCAGCAGGAAGACAGAGATAAGCGACGAGGGATGAAACTTCTTCCACTTCTCCTGAACGCCCTAGAGGAGTTCTTGATATTAAGGCATCCGAAAATTCTTTATCTTTGAGCAACTGTGAATATGGAGCCACCAAATTCATCAATGATCCAATATATATTACTCTACTGATAAATTAGATGGTAACAGTTTAAGACAAATTTGTGAATCTGTATTCTGAGCATTACTCTGTTAACAAATCAAAGTACATTTGACTCAAGTAGATGCATATACAAGATTTAAAGTCAGTGAGGGTATTTCTGGACCAAACTATTAACGGAGGAcatatttgttcaattttgaaTACTTTAACgacatttttgacccttttccctttTCAATTTGAAACGAGCCTAGATTCGTCTTTGCACTGATGGAGTTATCAGACTCGTATATAATCTGATGCAGAATGAACAGGGAAGAGAATATTACATGTTTCACGAGGGGCGTGTTTGTGTACCATGGTGCAACAGCATTAACCCGAATACCATCTTTTCCCCATTCACAAGCCAAATTTCGTGTAAGCTGAATCATTCCCGCTTAATTTATCAAAGGAAGATGTTATGAGTACTAGGTAAAAACTTACTCGCTAATGATGTTTAATCTAAATGACAAGCATGAGTAGAGTACCTTTTGTTGCTCCGTAAATAGAAGTACCGGTGACGTGGACAAGACCAGCAACAGAGGAGGTGAAAACAATACTTGCAGCTCCAGATGATTTAAGAAGAGGATGAGCAAGTTGACTGAAATGGAATGAAGATTCTAAATTTGTAGCCATCATATGGGCATAATCTTCGGCATTATAATCGATAGAATGCTTCCAAATATTTGTTCCAACATTGTTTATCTACATCAACATGATAAGGCAATAGTAAATTTggtcaaaatttttaaaaattatagtcTGAAAATTAAAAATGTTGATTTCTGTAAAGGAAAAATTTCCAGTGTTGGATCTCTTAATTTACATTGGAGCAACTCTTTCAACTTCCGCCCAATTATTCAATAATCGGGAGTTGTCTGCCCAGAGCAACTCGGATTAGTCTTATTATTGATTTTGACCATTGAATCTCTCTATGAATACAACATCTATTAAAACAGTCTATATCCAAGCAAGTTAGGCTGCTAGACTGTACAAATCCACATTGACAGGGGGGGATCCAGTGCTTAGTCTCGTCTCATGTATAGATTTATATTAGAAAATTTACTAAAATTTCAACAAATACTAGATCCGCCTGCCCAGAAGAGCAACTCAGATTGGTTTAACATATCATCTGCCCACCTAGAAGAGAAACTTTAATTTGTCCTTTTTATTGATTGTAACCATTAAATCTCTTTATAAATAAATCATATACTTGCTACGTCTCAATCCAAACAAGTTAGATTGATCAGCTATACGAATTCTCACTGACAAGGCCACAAGGGGTAGATCCAGTACAATATTGACTTGACGCATGTGtaaatttgtatctaaaaacccACTAAAATTTCAAGAAGTATTCCATCTGAAACCATACTTGT
This Solanum dulcamara chromosome 8, daSolDulc1.2, whole genome shotgun sequence DNA region includes the following protein-coding sequences:
- the LOC129900844 gene encoding tropinone reductase homolog At5g06060-like, whose product is MAKGAAFAKSSRWSLNGLAALVTGGTSGIGHAVVEELAGLGAKVYTCSRTVSELNEPMQDWADRGIQVKGSVCDVTCRDQRVEVMEKVSSAFDGKLNILINNVGTNIWKHSIDYNAEDYAHMMATNLESSFHFSQLAHPLLKSSGAASIVFTSSVAGLVHVTGTSIYGATKAGMIQLTRNLACEWGKDGIRVNAVAPWYTNTPLVKHLLKDKEFSDALISRTPLGRSGEVEEVSSLVAYLCLPAASYVTGQVIAVDGGFTAYGFQQPGY
- the LOC129900842 gene encoding tropinone reductase homolog At5g06060-like, which produces MAKVASFAKSSRWSLNGLAALVTGGTSGIGHAVVEELAGLGAKVYTCSKTELELNEPMQDWAGRGIQVKGSACDVACRDQRVKLMEKVSSEFDGKLNILINNVGTNIWKPTTEYTAEEYAHMMATNLESSFHMCQLAHPLLKSSGAGTIVSMSSVAGLVHVTGTSIYGATKAGMIQLTRNLACEWGKHGIRVNAVAPWLINTPLVKHLLKDKEFLDALISRTPLGRSGEVEEVSSLVAYLCLPAASYVTGQVIAVDGGFTVYGFQQPGY